A genomic region of Sarcophilus harrisii chromosome 6, mSarHar1.11, whole genome shotgun sequence contains the following coding sequences:
- the LOC100920151 gene encoding LOW QUALITY PROTEIN: zinc finger protein 511 (The sequence of the model RefSeq protein was modified relative to this genomic sequence to represent the inferred CDS: deleted 1 base in 1 codon), with product MQLPPGLEVRLGPAPAGSPSESLPLPVLRHPAAGAAPFRFAPRTQRLPRGHPLFEDGDVQRHAYLQEVITQVCQVPERPPVATFGCHVAGCPQEFASLEGYEHHYRTLHTHVCSVCRRAFPSARLLDVHVLEWHDSLFQLLAERQSMHQCLVEGCPATFRSGGERKEHLVRAHRYPPDFRFDQPRRPRGPGRPPAGEEAMEVGPAEAAPRAQTRRIPATICFGQGAARGFKNTKKRSEPR from the exons ATGCAGCTGCCGCCGGGGCTGGAGGTCCGCCTGGGCCCGGCCCCCGCCGGGAGCCCTTCCGAGTCGCTCCCGCTGCCCGTGCTCCGCCACCCGGCCGCCGGGGCCGCCCCCTTTCGCTTCGCGCCGCGGACCCAGCGCCTGCCCCGGGGACACCCGTTGTTCGAG GACGGGGATGTCCAGAGGCACGCCTACCTGCAGGAGGTCATCACGCAGGTCTGCCAGGTGCCGGAGCGC CCCCCCGTGGCGACCTTCGGCTGCCACGTGGCCGGCTGCCCGCAGGAGTTCGCCAGCCTGGAGGGCTACGAGCACCACTACCGCACGCTGCACACGCACGTGTGCTCCGTGTGCCGGCGCGCCTTCCCCTCGGCGCGCCTGCTGGACGTGCACGTCCTCGAGTGGCACGACTCGCTCTTCCAGCTGCTGGCCGAGCGGCAGAGCATGCACCAGTGCCTGGTGGAGGGCTGCCCGGCCACGTTCCGCAGCGGCGGCGAGCGCAAGGAGCACCTGGTGCGCGCGCACCGCTACCCGCCCGACTTCCGCTTCGACCAGCCCCGCAGGCCCCGGGGGCCCGGCCGGCCGCCCGCCGGCGAGGAGGCCATGGAGGTGGGGCCCGCCGAGGCCGCCCCGCGCGCCCAGACCCGCCGCATCCCCGCCACCATCTGCTTCGGCCAAGGCGCCGCGCGGGGCTTCAAGAACACGAAGAAAAGGAGCGAGCCGCGCTGA